The Methylomicrobium agile genome has a segment encoding these proteins:
- the secF gene encoding protein translocase subunit SecF yields the protein MEFFKIKRDIPFMRYGRVTTTISLVTFILAILALSFKGLNLGLDFTGGIQIEVRYDQPANLETVRKILEDQKLTEFSVQNIGSVKNVLIRLPMKPEINNARLSEMVLAKLKEQDAGVVLRSVEFVGPQVGQELFESGGLALMLVVAGIMAYLAVRFEWRFALAAIIANMHDIVIILGMFAFFQWEFTLPVLAGVLAILGYSVNESVVVFDRVRENFHLMRNTSVPDMIDNAITATMSRTVITHFMTQLMVLAMFFFGGEALHNFALALTIGIVFGIYSSVLVASPILLWLGVSRQDLMVKKESVEIDNLP from the coding sequence ATGGAATTTTTTAAAATTAAACGCGATATCCCGTTTATGCGCTATGGTCGTGTAACCACGACCATTTCGCTGGTGACCTTTATTCTGGCAATATTGGCCTTAAGCTTTAAAGGGCTTAATTTGGGGTTGGACTTTACCGGCGGCATCCAGATCGAAGTCCGTTACGATCAGCCGGCCAACCTCGAAACGGTTCGAAAAATTCTGGAAGATCAGAAGCTGACCGAATTTTCGGTGCAGAATATCGGCAGCGTGAAAAATGTACTGATCCGTTTGCCCATGAAGCCGGAAATCAACAACGCCAGATTGAGCGAGATGGTGTTGGCAAAATTGAAAGAGCAGGATGCCGGCGTCGTGTTGCGCAGCGTCGAATTTGTCGGGCCGCAAGTCGGCCAGGAATTGTTCGAAAGCGGCGGATTGGCGTTGATGTTGGTCGTGGCGGGGATTATGGCTTATTTGGCCGTCCGCTTCGAGTGGCGTTTCGCGTTGGCGGCCATTATCGCCAACATGCACGACATCGTGATCATTCTCGGCATGTTCGCGTTTTTTCAATGGGAGTTCACGCTGCCGGTTCTGGCCGGCGTATTGGCGATATTGGGCTATTCGGTCAACGAATCGGTCGTGGTATTCGACCGGGTACGGGAAAATTTCCATTTGATGCGCAATACGAGCGTGCCCGACATGATCGATAACGCCATCACGGCAACCATGTCGCGCACCGTGATTACGCATTTCATGACTCAGCTGATGGTGCTGGCGATGTTTTTCTTCGGTGGCGAAGCGCTGCATAATTTTGCGCTGGCGCTGACCATCGGCATCGTGTTCGGCATTTACTCGTCCGTTCTGGTCGCAAGTCCTATCCTGCTGTGGTTGGGCGTATCGAGACAAGATCTGATGGTAAAAAAGGAAAGTGTCGAAATCGACAATTTGCCTTGA
- a CDS encoding DegT/DnrJ/EryC1/StrS family aminotransferase — translation MKTITTVQDLAINGAGPAFDLPLHVGRPNIGSRDAFMKYADDIFERCWLSNNGPLVQEFERRVADYHRVKHCVAMCNGTIALEIAIRALGLSGEVIVPSYTFIATAHALHWQAITPVFADIGERTHTLDPEAVRRMITPRTSGIIGVHLWGRSAAVEALQAIADEFGLKLLFDAAHAFACSHRGAMIGNFGDCEVFSFHATKFFNTFEGGAVVTNDDALAEAMRLMRNFGFSGLDNVIYPGTNGKMVEIAAAMGLVNFDAIDAVVEANRRNYCAYRKELADLPGISLLPFDETERNNYQYVVIEIGADCPVGRDRMIEALCAENILARKYFWPGCHNMQPYRALYPHAGLLLANTRQVADRVVVLPTGTSVDEATIRTVASVIRVLIAAGDA, via the coding sequence ATGAAAACGATCACTACGGTACAGGATTTGGCCATCAACGGAGCCGGGCCGGCTTTCGACCTCCCCTTGCACGTCGGCCGGCCGAACATAGGCAGCCGGGACGCCTTCATGAAATACGCGGACGACATCTTCGAGCGCTGCTGGCTGAGCAATAACGGCCCGCTGGTCCAGGAATTCGAACGGCGCGTCGCCGACTACCATCGCGTCAAGCACTGCGTGGCGATGTGCAACGGCACCATTGCCCTGGAAATCGCGATACGCGCCCTGGGACTCAGCGGCGAAGTGATCGTGCCCTCCTATACTTTTATCGCCACCGCTCACGCCCTGCACTGGCAGGCGATCACGCCGGTTTTCGCCGATATCGGCGAACGGACCCACACCCTGGATCCCGAAGCGGTACGGCGCATGATCACCCCGCGCACGAGCGGCATCATCGGCGTTCATCTCTGGGGCCGCAGCGCGGCCGTCGAAGCCTTGCAGGCTATTGCCGACGAATTCGGCCTGAAACTGCTGTTCGACGCCGCCCATGCGTTCGCCTGTTCGCACCGGGGCGCCATGATCGGCAATTTCGGCGACTGCGAAGTCTTCAGTTTTCACGCCACCAAGTTTTTCAACACCTTCGAAGGCGGCGCCGTGGTCACCAACGACGACGCGCTGGCCGAAGCGATGCGCCTGATGCGCAATTTCGGTTTTTCGGGCCTCGACAACGTGATCTATCCCGGCACGAACGGCAAAATGGTCGAAATCGCCGCCGCGATGGGCCTGGTCAATTTCGACGCCATTGACGCCGTCGTCGAGGCCAACCGGCGCAATTACTGCGCCTACCGAAAGGAACTGGCCGATTTGCCGGGCATCAGCCTGCTGCCCTTCGACGAAACGGAACGCAACAATTACCAGTACGTGGTGATCGAGATCGGCGCGGACTGCCCCGTCGGCCGCGACCGGATGATCGAAGCACTGTGCGCCGAAAACATTCTGGCGCGCAAATATTTCTGGCCCGGCTGCCATAACATGCAGCCGTACCGCGCTTTATATCCCCATGCCGGCCTGCTGTTGGCGAATACCCGGCAGGTGGCGGACCGGGTCGTGGTGCTGCCGACCGGAACGAGCGTGGATGAAGCGACGATCCGAACGGTGGCCTCGGTGATTCGCGTTCTGATCGCGGCCGGCGATGCCTGA
- the cysQ gene encoding 3'(2'),5'-bisphosphate nucleotidase CysQ translates to MHQIIAIAKAAGQGIMAVYNQPGGEIVLKADQSPLTEADLISNRIIVDGLARLTPDIPVLSEESAEIPYRQRAAWQRFWLVDPLDGTKEFIKRNGEFTVNIALVEQGRPVLGVVHAPALDVCYAGAAGTGAFVERGQRRAEPIQVAPRDAQDVLKVVASRSHRDARTTALLDHLGPHECLTMGSSLKFCLVAEGSAHFYPRLGPTMEWDTAAAHAVVEAASGKVCDLSGTTLRYNKADLHNPEFFVLGKANHALLSAVQDCL, encoded by the coding sequence TTGCATCAAATCATCGCGATCGCCAAAGCCGCCGGTCAAGGCATTATGGCCGTCTACAACCAGCCGGGCGGCGAAATCGTACTGAAAGCCGACCAGTCGCCGCTGACCGAAGCCGACCTGATTTCGAACCGGATCATTGTCGACGGATTGGCGCGGCTGACGCCCGATATCCCGGTGCTTTCCGAGGAGTCCGCGGAGATTCCGTATCGACAGCGCGCCGCCTGGCAGCGTTTCTGGCTGGTCGATCCGCTCGACGGCACCAAGGAATTCATTAAGCGCAACGGTGAATTTACCGTCAATATCGCCCTGGTCGAACAGGGCCGGCCGGTGCTCGGCGTCGTGCATGCGCCCGCGCTGGACGTATGTTATGCGGGCGCCGCCGGCACGGGCGCATTTGTCGAACGCGGACAGCGTCGGGCCGAACCCATTCAGGTCGCCCCCCGCGACGCGCAAGACGTCCTGAAAGTCGTCGCCAGCCGTTCGCACCGCGACGCCCGCACGACCGCCCTGCTCGACCATTTGGGACCGCACGAATGCCTCACGATGGGCAGTTCGTTGAAGTTCTGCCTGGTTGCCGAAGGCAGCGCGCATTTCTACCCGCGCCTGGGTCCGACGATGGAGTGGGACACCGCCGCCGCGCACGCGGTGGTCGAGGCGGCCAGCGGGAAAGTTTGCGATCTGTCCGGCACGACCCTGCGCTACAACAAGGCCGATTTGCACAATCCGGAGTTTTTCGTATTGGGCAAGGCCAACCATGCCCTTCTCAGCGCCGTACAAGACTGCCTATGA
- a CDS encoding ATP-grasp domain-containing protein, whose protein sequence is MKKLKILVFPCGSEIGLELYRSLRFAKEVELYGGSSVPDHGRFVYERHIGDLPFVEDPDFIGRLNRLIEELGIDYVIPAHDSVLLRLAEARHEGGLACPVITSPVETCRIARSKKRTMEVFEGVVTTPRVYGSLSEVTEYPVFLKPDVGQGSKGTVPAYSKEEAEFHLASQPDLLILEYLPGEEYTVDCYTDKTGELIFQGARQRQRISNGISVNTKPFGSEEIAEIAAKINARLPFAGMWFFQVKRSKAGALALMEIAPRLAGTMGMHRNLGVNFALMNIYELEGYRVSALPNPFGIEMDRALHSRFKLDIRFDHVYVDFDDCLLIDGKINTCLIGFLFQCLNEGVQVHLLTRHARHIHETLAKHRIERLFDSVVHLRNGEKKSSFIKHKAAIFIDDSFSERAEVSSSCKIPVFAPDAVESLLK, encoded by the coding sequence ATGAAAAAACTGAAAATCCTGGTTTTTCCGTGCGGCTCCGAAATCGGACTGGAACTGTACCGGTCGCTCCGCTTCGCCAAGGAAGTCGAACTCTACGGCGGCAGCAGCGTCCCCGATCACGGCAGGTTCGTTTATGAGCGGCATATCGGCGACCTCCCTTTTGTGGAAGATCCCGACTTTATCGGCCGACTCAACCGGTTGATCGAGGAACTGGGCATCGATTACGTGATTCCCGCGCACGACAGTGTGCTGCTGCGTCTGGCCGAAGCCCGGCATGAAGGCGGGCTGGCCTGCCCGGTCATCACCTCGCCGGTGGAAACCTGCCGGATAGCGCGTTCGAAAAAACGCACCATGGAAGTGTTTGAAGGCGTCGTGACCACGCCCCGCGTGTACGGCAGCCTTTCCGAAGTCACGGAATATCCGGTATTCCTGAAACCCGACGTAGGGCAAGGCTCCAAAGGCACCGTTCCGGCCTATTCCAAAGAAGAAGCGGAGTTCCATCTGGCTTCCCAGCCCGATCTTCTGATCCTGGAATACCTGCCGGGCGAAGAATATACCGTCGACTGCTATACCGACAAAACCGGGGAGTTGATTTTCCAGGGCGCCCGGCAGCGGCAGCGTATCTCCAACGGCATCAGCGTCAACACGAAGCCGTTCGGCTCCGAAGAAATCGCGGAGATCGCAGCAAAAATCAACGCGCGCCTTCCCTTTGCCGGCATGTGGTTTTTTCAGGTGAAACGATCGAAAGCCGGCGCTCTGGCCTTGATGGAAATCGCGCCCCGCCTGGCCGGCACCATGGGCATGCACCGGAATCTGGGCGTGAATTTCGCGTTGATGAACATTTACGAGCTGGAGGGCTATCGGGTTTCCGCCTTACCCAACCCCTTCGGCATCGAAATGGACAGGGCCCTGCATTCCCGCTTCAAGCTGGATATCCGCTTCGATCATGTCTATGTCGACTTCGACGATTGCTTGCTGATCGACGGCAAAATCAACACCTGCCTGATCGGCTTTCTGTTCCAGTGCCTCAACGAAGGCGTGCAAGTCCACCTGCTCACCCGCCATGCCCGCCACATCCACGAAACGCTGGCAAAACACCGGATCGAGCGCCTGTTCGACTCGGTAGTCCATTTACGGAACGGAGAAAAGAAATCGTCGTTCATCAAGCACAAAGCGGCGATTTTCATCGACGATTCGTTCTCCGAAAGGGCCGAAGTGAGTTCATCCTGTAAAATTCCCGTATTCGCACCCGATGCGGTCGAATCCCTGCTCAAATAG
- the tgt gene encoding tRNA guanosine(34) transglycosylase Tgt, with protein sequence MEFNLIATDGAARRGQLTFARGTVETPIFMPVGTYGAVKSLTPEDLVGIGAQIILGNTFHLMLRPGMDVIRAHGSLHEFMRWDRPILTDSGGFQVFSLGALRKITEQGVTFRSPVDGSRIFMGPEESMQVQMGLGSDIVMIFDECTPYPATVQQAADSMRLSLRWAERSKKAHGGNPSALFGIVQGGMYEHLRRESLAGLVDIGFDGYAIGGLSVGEPKEEMLAALDFIAPQMPADKPRYLMGVGTPEDLVEAVRRGVDMFDCVMPTRNARNGHLFTRFGVVKIRNSRYQADTRPLDEACGCYTCRNYSRAYLRHLDKCGEMLGSRLNTIHNLYYYLSLMREIREAIENRDFDRFAHEFYRQRGKVAPDMA encoded by the coding sequence ATGGAATTCAATTTAATCGCTACCGACGGCGCGGCCCGCCGCGGTCAATTGACTTTTGCGCGCGGCACGGTCGAAACGCCGATCTTCATGCCGGTCGGTACCTACGGCGCCGTCAAATCGCTCACTCCGGAAGATCTGGTCGGTATCGGCGCGCAGATCATTCTCGGCAATACCTTTCATCTGATGCTTCGGCCCGGCATGGACGTGATCAGGGCGCACGGCAGCCTGCACGAATTCATGCGCTGGGACAGGCCGATCCTGACCGATTCCGGCGGCTTTCAAGTATTTAGCCTCGGCGCGTTGCGCAAGATCACCGAGCAGGGCGTGACGTTTCGTTCGCCGGTCGACGGCAGTAGGATTTTCATGGGGCCGGAAGAGTCGATGCAGGTGCAGATGGGCCTGGGTTCCGATATCGTGATGATCTTCGACGAATGCACGCCGTACCCGGCGACCGTGCAGCAGGCGGCCGATTCGATGCGGTTGTCGCTGCGCTGGGCCGAACGCAGCAAGAAGGCGCACGGCGGCAATCCGTCCGCCTTGTTCGGGATCGTGCAGGGCGGCATGTACGAGCATCTGCGCCGCGAATCGCTGGCCGGGTTGGTCGATATCGGTTTCGACGGCTATGCGATCGGCGGCCTGTCGGTCGGCGAGCCGAAGGAAGAAATGCTGGCGGCGCTGGATTTTATCGCGCCGCAGATGCCGGCCGACAAGCCGCGTTACCTGATGGGCGTCGGCACCCCCGAAGATCTGGTCGAAGCGGTCCGGCGGGGTGTCGACATGTTCGATTGCGTGATGCCGACCCGCAATGCGCGGAACGGCCATCTGTTTACCCGTTTCGGCGTGGTCAAGATCCGCAACAGCCGGTATCAGGCCGACACCCGGCCGCTCGACGAAGCCTGCGGCTGCTACACCTGCCGGAACTATTCGCGCGCGTATCTGCGCCATCTCGACAAATGCGGCGAAATGCTGGGTTCCAGGCTGAATACGATCCACAACCTTTATTATTACCTGAGCCTGATGCGCGAAATCCGCGAGGCGATCGAAAATCGGGACTTCGATCGTTTCGCTCACGAATTTTACCGCCAACGAGGCAAAGTCGCGCCGGATATGGCATAA
- the secD gene encoding protein translocase subunit SecD: MQNHYPLWKNILILAVFFVSAIYALPNLYGNDPSVQVSPQHSEKLDLEQANKIESAIKAAGAAVKAFEYKDDRVLARFNNTDDQIKVADLLRDQMGGNYTVALNLAPATPAWLDALGAKAMYLGLDLRGGVHFLMEVDMDAAVKQAEDRYNDDVRQALREAKIRYQAVSKEGVRIKVKLNSADDRAAAAGLLARDFPGLDITDTEAQDEILLAMSEKEVREIKKNAVGQNITTLRNRVNELGVAEPVIQQQGENRIVVQLPGVQDTARAKEILGTTATLEYRLVDTEHDVQNAVEGHVPAGSRLYYEKNGNPILLDRRIIVTGDQIVDASSGMDQDGRPAVFITLNGAGASKMGKVTQDNVGKPMAVVFIEYKVDTKVVDGQKVRTKQKVEKVISVATIQGVFSKRFQTTGLDGAGEARNLALLLRAGSLAAPVDIVEERTVGPSLGQENIAKGINSNVYGFLTITLFMIVYYRLFGVFSVVALGVNVLLLVAVLSLLQATLTLPGMAGIALTVGMAIDANVLINERIREELRIGMTPHAAIYAGYERAFATILDSNITTLIAGIALFMLGSGPIRGFALVLCIGILTSMFSAVLVSRALVNGVYGWRRKLDKLAI; this comes from the coding sequence ATGCAAAACCATTATCCGCTCTGGAAAAATATTTTAATCCTGGCCGTATTCTTCGTTTCGGCGATTTACGCGCTGCCGAACCTGTACGGCAACGATCCTTCCGTGCAGGTTTCGCCGCAGCATTCGGAGAAACTGGACCTGGAGCAGGCCAATAAGATCGAGTCCGCAATCAAGGCGGCCGGTGCGGCGGTCAAGGCGTTCGAATACAAGGACGACCGGGTGCTCGCGCGCTTCAACAATACCGACGACCAGATCAAGGTCGCGGATTTGCTGAGAGATCAGATGGGCGGCAATTACACGGTTGCGCTGAATCTGGCGCCCGCGACGCCGGCCTGGCTCGACGCCTTGGGCGCCAAGGCGATGTATCTCGGCCTCGATCTGCGCGGCGGCGTGCACTTCCTGATGGAAGTGGATATGGACGCGGCGGTCAAACAGGCCGAAGACCGTTATAACGACGATGTGCGCCAGGCGCTCAGGGAAGCGAAAATACGTTATCAAGCGGTCAGTAAGGAAGGCGTCCGGATCAAGGTGAAATTGAATTCGGCGGATGACCGCGCCGCTGCGGCGGGTTTGTTGGCGCGCGATTTTCCGGGGCTGGATATCACGGATACCGAGGCTCAGGATGAAATCCTGCTGGCAATGTCCGAAAAAGAAGTGCGCGAAATCAAAAAGAACGCGGTCGGCCAGAACATTACGACATTGCGTAACCGGGTCAATGAACTGGGCGTTGCGGAACCCGTGATCCAGCAGCAGGGCGAGAACCGGATCGTCGTGCAGTTGCCCGGCGTGCAGGATACCGCCCGCGCGAAGGAAATTCTGGGCACGACCGCCACGCTGGAATACCGCCTGGTCGATACCGAGCATGACGTGCAGAATGCGGTCGAAGGCCATGTGCCGGCCGGCAGCCGGTTGTATTACGAGAAGAACGGCAATCCGATCCTGCTCGACCGCCGTATTATCGTGACCGGCGACCAGATCGTCGACGCGTCTTCCGGTATGGACCAGGACGGACGCCCTGCGGTGTTTATCACCCTGAACGGCGCCGGCGCCTCGAAAATGGGCAAGGTGACGCAGGACAACGTCGGCAAGCCGATGGCGGTCGTGTTCATCGAATATAAGGTCGATACCAAAGTGGTCGACGGCCAGAAAGTCCGTACCAAACAAAAAGTCGAAAAAGTGATCAGCGTCGCGACGATCCAGGGCGTGTTCAGCAAACGCTTCCAGACCACCGGCCTCGACGGTGCGGGCGAGGCGCGCAATCTGGCGTTGCTGCTCAGGGCGGGATCGCTGGCCGCGCCGGTCGACATCGTCGAAGAACGCACGGTTGGTCCCAGCCTGGGCCAGGAAAATATCGCTAAGGGCATCAACTCCAATGTCTACGGTTTCCTGACGATCACTCTGTTCATGATTGTTTATTACCGCCTGTTCGGGGTGTTTTCCGTCGTCGCCTTGGGCGTGAACGTATTGTTGTTGGTGGCGGTGCTATCCTTGCTGCAGGCCACGCTGACGCTGCCGGGCATGGCGGGGATCGCGCTGACCGTGGGCATGGCCATCGACGCCAATGTGCTGATCAACGAACGGATTCGCGAGGAGCTCAGAATCGGCATGACGCCGCATGCCGCCATTTATGCCGGTTACGAACGGGCGTTCGCGACCATTTTGGATTCCAATATCACCACCTTGATTGCCGGCATCGCGTTGTTCATGCTGGGCTCGGGCCCCATCCGCGGTTTTGCGCTGGTGCTGTGCATCGGTATTTTGACCTCCATGTTCAGCGCGGTGCTGGTATCGAGAGCGTTGGTCAATGGCGTCTACGGTTGGCGGCGTAAATTGGACAAGTTGGCTATCTAA
- a CDS encoding acyltransferase family protein, with protein sequence MQTIAYRPDIDGLRAIAVLSVVAYHLDIAPFSGGYVGVDMFFVISGYLITRIVYPDIRRRSFSWLGFYERRIRRLFPALFTVFLFSLAIPYFLFLPKDFQSVFQSLVAATLFASNLLFWKTAGYFDSTAELKPLLHTWSLSIEEQFYLLYPFLLVLVGRLSLQWTFAVLSGVACFSLFLSEFYLHGQSPSVFYLPHFRAWELLIGTLPAIGLLPPVRSRSAREALSYLGFGAIVYGIFAFDDQTLFPGAKALFPCLGTALAIHADARQRTFVGRLLGCKPLLAVGLISYSLYLWHWPLIVFAKYYAIRPLAGYEKLALLGVSCLAAALSWQYIERPFRGKNGLLSKKWLFGGAGLAMSSFVSVGLAGHIKQGFPDRLPEEPVKLAKASFKLQQLQGDCIDLPQDRIDNGQACRLGRASSERLDFIVWGDSHAFSMAESLHLSAERNGAAGLLYAHTSCPPLLDVERFNAYEQGCRKFNDSVKRWLQQNRHIGTVFLVARWAISAEGTRYGAEQGRPVIISPKGIQDNPEALKAGLERTLQFLTDEGFRTVFVSQVPEIGWNVPSTLARETLFGHRASHEVPTAGDYRERQRTMTRIINELSVHYPVEIADVASVLCASSQCLIERDGHSLYKDDDHLSVYGAATLSGLFNDFFRSDSLRTAR encoded by the coding sequence ATGCAAACGATCGCCTATCGTCCGGACATCGACGGCCTGCGCGCCATCGCCGTTCTTTCCGTAGTCGCTTATCACCTTGACATCGCCCCTTTCAGCGGTGGATACGTCGGCGTCGATATGTTTTTCGTGATATCGGGTTACCTCATCACGCGCATCGTTTATCCCGACATCCGCCGCCGGTCTTTTTCGTGGCTCGGCTTTTACGAAAGAAGGATTCGCCGGCTGTTTCCCGCGCTGTTTACGGTTTTTTTATTTTCCCTGGCAATCCCTTATTTCCTTTTCCTGCCCAAGGATTTCCAGTCCGTCTTCCAAAGCCTGGTCGCCGCCACCCTGTTCGCGTCGAACCTGTTATTCTGGAAAACCGCCGGCTATTTCGATTCGACTGCGGAATTGAAGCCTTTGCTGCATACCTGGTCCTTATCGATCGAAGAACAGTTTTACCTGTTGTACCCTTTCCTACTGGTTCTCGTCGGCCGGCTTTCGTTGCAGTGGACCTTCGCCGTTTTATCCGGCGTCGCTTGTTTCTCCTTGTTCCTGAGCGAATTTTATCTGCACGGGCAATCGCCTTCCGTTTTTTATTTGCCCCACTTTCGCGCCTGGGAACTCCTGATCGGCACTTTGCCAGCCATCGGCCTTTTACCTCCCGTCCGCTCGCGGTCTGCCAGGGAAGCGCTGTCGTATCTCGGTTTCGGCGCCATCGTCTACGGCATCTTCGCCTTCGACGATCAAACCCTCTTTCCCGGCGCGAAGGCGCTGTTTCCCTGCCTCGGAACCGCCCTGGCCATTCATGCCGACGCCCGGCAACGCACTTTTGTCGGACGCTTGCTGGGCTGCAAACCGTTGCTGGCCGTCGGACTGATTTCCTATTCCCTGTACCTATGGCATTGGCCTCTGATCGTTTTTGCGAAATATTATGCGATCAGGCCGCTCGCCGGTTATGAAAAGCTCGCGCTATTGGGCGTTTCCTGCCTGGCGGCCGCTTTATCGTGGCAATACATCGAAAGGCCGTTTCGCGGGAAAAACGGCCTCCTGTCGAAAAAATGGCTATTCGGCGGCGCCGGCCTCGCCATGTCGAGTTTCGTTTCCGTCGGCCTGGCCGGACATATCAAACAAGGCTTTCCGGACCGGCTTCCCGAGGAGCCGGTAAAACTGGCCAAAGCTTCGTTCAAATTGCAGCAACTGCAAGGCGACTGCATCGATCTGCCCCAGGACAGGATCGACAACGGACAAGCCTGCCGACTGGGCCGGGCGTCTTCCGAGCGGCTCGATTTCATCGTTTGGGGCGATTCGCACGCCTTCTCGATGGCGGAATCCCTCCATCTCTCCGCCGAACGGAACGGTGCGGCGGGCCTGTTATATGCGCATACCAGCTGTCCGCCCTTGCTGGACGTCGAACGTTTCAACGCCTACGAGCAGGGTTGCCGCAAGTTCAACGATTCGGTCAAGCGCTGGCTGCAACAAAACCGGCATATCGGAACCGTTTTTCTGGTCGCGCGCTGGGCAATCTCGGCGGAAGGCACCCGCTACGGAGCCGAACAGGGCCGGCCGGTGATCATTTCCCCGAAAGGGATCCAGGACAACCCGGAGGCTTTAAAAGCCGGTTTGGAAAGAACTTTGCAGTTTTTAACCGACGAAGGATTCCGGACGGTTTTCGTGAGCCAGGTTCCCGAAATCGGCTGGAACGTTCCTTCGACACTGGCGCGGGAGACCTTATTCGGGCATCGCGCCTCCCATGAGGTTCCCACGGCCGGGGATTACCGGGAACGCCAGCGCACCATGACCCGAATTATAAACGAACTGAGCGTACACTATCCGGTCGAAATCGCCGATGTCGCTTCGGTACTCTGCGCCTCGTCGCAGTGCCTGATAGAACGGGACGGACATTCCTTGTACAAGGATGACGATCACTTGAGCGTCTACGGTGCCGCGACCCTGTCCGGGCTCTTCAACGACTTTTTCCGGAGCGACAGCCTCCGCACAGCAAGATGA
- the cysC gene encoding adenylyl-sulfate kinase, producing MNESRKPQTSTDVVWHHATVTRARRERLNGHRGAIVWFTGLSGAGKSTLAHAVEEELHRMGCRTFVLDGDNVRHGLCGDLGFSAKDREENIRRVGEVAKLFMEAGVIVLTAFISPYKADRARVRSMVEHGGFMEIFCDSPVEICESRDVKGLYKKARAGQIAEFTGISSPYETPENPELTVNTGKLDLEASVRQVIEAMQHRSLIAGH from the coding sequence ATGAACGAATCCCGCAAACCGCAAACTTCAACCGATGTCGTCTGGCATCACGCCACCGTCACCCGCGCCCGCCGCGAACGACTCAACGGCCACCGCGGCGCGATCGTCTGGTTTACCGGCCTGTCCGGCGCCGGCAAATCGACCCTGGCCCATGCGGTCGAGGAAGAACTGCATCGGATGGGCTGCCGGACCTTCGTGCTGGACGGCGACAACGTCCGCCACGGCCTCTGCGGCGACCTGGGCTTTTCCGCGAAAGACCGGGAAGAAAATATCCGCCGGGTCGGCGAAGTGGCGAAACTGTTCATGGAGGCCGGCGTGATCGTGCTGACCGCGTTCATCTCGCCGTACAAAGCCGACCGCGCCCGCGTGCGCAGCATGGTCGAACATGGCGGTTTCATGGAAATCTTTTGCGACAGTCCGGTAGAAATCTGCGAATCGAGAGACGTCAAAGGGCTTTACAAAAAAGCCCGCGCCGGCCAGATTGCGGAATTTACCGGCATTTCCTCCCCTTACGAAACCCCGGAAAACCCCGAACTCACCGTCAACACCGGAAAACTCGATCTGGAGGCTTCGGTGCGGCAGGTGATCGAAGCGATGCAGCACCGAAGCCTGATTGCCGGGCATTGA
- the ndk gene encoding nucleoside-diphosphate kinase → MAIERTFSIIKPDAVAKNVIGEIYSRFEKSGLRIVAAKMVHLTQAQAEGFYAVHKERPFFKDLVSFMISGPVMMQVLEGENAIALNREIMGATNPKDAALGTIRADFASSIDENAVHGSDGQDTAKEEIAFFFSDNELCARTR, encoded by the coding sequence ATGGCGATAGAACGCACTTTTTCCATCATCAAACCCGACGCGGTAGCCAAAAACGTGATCGGCGAAATCTACAGCCGTTTCGAAAAGAGCGGCCTCAGAATCGTCGCGGCGAAAATGGTTCACCTGACTCAGGCGCAGGCCGAAGGTTTTTATGCGGTGCATAAAGAGCGTCCGTTTTTCAAGGACTTGGTATCGTTCATGATTTCCGGTCCGGTGATGATGCAGGTGTTGGAAGGCGAAAATGCGATCGCGCTTAACCGCGAAATCATGGGCGCCACCAACCCGAAAGACGCCGCTCTCGGCACGATCCGCGCCGATTTCGCCAGCAGCATCGACGAAAACGCGGTGCACGGTTCCGACGGTCAGGATACCGCGAAAGAAGAAATCGCTTTCTTTTTCTCCGACAATGAACTCTGCGCCCGCACCCGCTAA
- the yajC gene encoding preprotein translocase subunit YajC, translated as MSFFISDAMAAAPAAQQAPGIEGMLFPLAILVFFYFMFLRPQSKRAKEKKEMLAKMQKGAEVVTSGGILGKVVDLDENFVRIEVSENTFIQVQRQSIESIMPKGTYKAITKKISTHKP; from the coding sequence ATGAGTTTCTTTATTTCCGACGCGATGGCCGCCGCTCCGGCCGCGCAGCAGGCGCCCGGCATCGAAGGCATGCTGTTTCCGCTGGCCATCCTGGTGTTCTTCTATTTCATGTTCCTGCGTCCGCAATCGAAGCGCGCCAAGGAAAAGAAAGAAATGCTCGCCAAAATGCAGAAAGGCGCCGAAGTGGTCACTTCCGGCGGTATTTTGGGCAAGGTCGTCGATCTGGACGAGAATTTCGTCAGGATCGAGGTTTCCGAGAATACGTTCATTCAGGTGCAGCGGCAAAGTATTGAAAGCATCATGCCGAAGGGCACTTATAAGGCGATTACCAAAAAGATTTCCACCCATAAGCCCTGA